In one Brassica oleracea var. oleracea cultivar TO1000 chromosome C9, BOL, whole genome shotgun sequence genomic region, the following are encoded:
- the LOC106314843 gene encoding uncharacterized protein LOC106314843 → MADVKGKWICYEDDDKPIKLTYQGDSPTIRDYRLSLIGKVLNPKKQSVVKLIQTMPAQWEMQDKITANDLGNGKFLLNFATEEDLQSVLRQGPFHYSFCMFVLVRWEPVVHDDYPWIIPFWVEITGIPLHLWTIGNLKNIGKRLGHIDTVEQLAGRMLIDVDTRRPLTFKRKIASPEGDEGWIQIHYEKIFKYGKTCGMVTHELALCPTKETTLAIKGAQSDVFSRVQLPANDVSRQSLLRDKETENRYGRDGYGRDGYGRRDHRSRSPLRERRADGGFMNDARAAYSRRDGKGDRKAWK, encoded by the coding sequence ATGGCGGATGTGAAAGGGAAATGGATATGTTACGAGGATGACGACAAGCCCATTAAATTAACATATCAAGGAGACTCTCCCACCATTCGCGATTACCGGCTTTCTCTAATCGGAAAGGTCCTGAACCCTAAGAAACAATCTGTGGTGAAGCTCATTCAGACCATGCCGGCGCAGTGGGAGATGCAGGACAAGATCACTGCTAATGATCTTGGTAATGGCAAGTTCCTTCTGAACTTTGCGACGGAAGAGGATCTACAATCTGTTCTTAGGCAAGGTCCTTTCCACTATAGCTTTTGCATGTTTGTGCTCGTTCGTTGGGAGCCGGTGGTTCACGATGACTACCCTTGGATCATCCCGTTCTGGGTTGAGATCACGGGAATCCCTCTACACCTCTGGACGATAGGAAACCTCAAAAACATTGGCAAAAGACTAGGCCATATTGATACGGTGGAGCAGTTGGCAGGGCGTATGCTTATTGATGTTGATACTAGGAGGCCTCTCACATTCAAGAGGAAGATTGCATCGCCAGAAGGTGATGAAGGTTGGATCCAGATCCATTATGAAAAGATTTTTAAGTATGGTAAAACATGTGGAATGGTTACTCATGAGTTGGCTCTTTGCCCAACGAAGGAAACAACACTGGCCATTAAAGGAGCGCAATCTGATGTCTTCTCCAGGGTCCAGCTCCCGGCAAATGATGTATCTCGACAGTCCTTGCTGAGAGATAAAGAGACAGAGAATAGATATGGAAGAGATGGCTATGGAAGAGATGGCTATGGTAGGAGAGATCACCGTAGTCGATCGCCTTTGAGGGAGCGTAGGGCCGATGGCGGCTTTATGAATGATGCTAGGGCCGCTTACTCTCGCCGTGATGGTAAGGGGGATAGGAAAGCGTGGAAATAA